The window TTATTATTTGGACACTGTGAAGTCACTGTGTTCCATACAGATGACCTCCTCACACCACACACAGTTAACCTGCCATCCGCATCACGCGCTGTCTCCAGGCACCCGTCATTTCATCAAGGAACTGCACATAGGGGCAGCAAAGACAGTGTGACACCTGTCCCCAACGTGAGTCTTGCCAAGTTCAGCTTACATTTCCAGATGTTCTTCTCCCAGTTGGCTTGCTCGGGCTGCAGGTGGTAGGATCGGATGAAAGTGGGACTGATGGTGCTCACCGAGATCCCGTACTCCTCGACCTCGGCTCGGAGGCAGTCGAAGAAGGCCTGCGCAGCGTGTTTGGAGGCGGCGTCTGAAAAAGAGCACAGCTCCTCATGGGGCTCTGTAGCAGTGTTCATTTCTGAATCTTCCTTTAATGAGAACATGAGCACTCATTTAATGAGTGGACATGCAAAGCATTACTACAATGGTAGCAAAGCACTAGCACGCAAAATGCTAGCACACTGTTAACACAGAGTTAGCATGTACAGGGTTAGTATAATGTTAGCAGAGAGCTGACATGCACAGAGGTAGCAAGCTTCAGCACTATTATGAAGCTAGCATGCACAGAGTTAGCATGCCCTACCAGCATTATCATGTGCAACGTTAGCATGGAGTGAGTATGCACCGTGTTAGCATAGTATTAACACAGAGCTAGCATGTACAGTGCTGTGTGAGAGATTGCAGTCTCTCGCAAAAGAAGAGACTTCTTCTTAAAGAAGGCATATTCCTTCTGAAAAGCCAAGATAAATACTTTGTGTCAAAGTTAAATGGAAATCTGTGTACAGATGGTCTATTTAATAAAAACTCTCTAAAAAGACGTGCAATAGCACTGAAAATTTCACAAACATAAACATCTACTGTGCTGCAGTAGTACCTTATACAGACATTTGGAAGaaactggtacagtatgtatatatgatttgttttgaaaaaagggATCCTTCTAATTAGgtagatttttttcacattatctcGAAAAGATATAGACTAATCAAGATGAAATGAGCAGTAAACCACTCATAGAAATGAGCAGCTTTGGCAGGAGGACAAAAGGGCAACATAGAACCTTTCCCACATGAATGCCAGCAGTTTATCTTTCATTGAGATTTTAGGCTTTTTAGCCAAATAAATCCAGCTTTGCTGTTAGTAGCTAGCTTTCCAGAGGTACTTACAGGCTGTGCGAAAGGGCATGGCAAGTTTTCCTTGAATGCTGTTTACCAACACCAAGTGTCCTGTCCGCCTGGAGGTCATCGAAGGAAGGAGACCTGCAAACAAGGACATATCTGGGCTCGAGAGAGTCCAAGACAGCTGGAAGATCTTGTTGAAGAAATCTGTGGATCCCAAATTGAATTGCTGTCTAGAATTCTAACAAGTAGGGCTTCTGTAATAATTCTGTAATAAATCAGGGTATTTATAGAGCAGTCAAAACAGATTCCTTTTGCAAACTTGTTGACACCCTGGTTAGTATTTGAGGACTCCTACAGTAGGTGTCACCAGACTACAGTAAATATACATATGGGGGCTTTTTGAGACCATAATGCTCTAATGTACAACACAGTATGTCCACATAGTCTCAGGGAACGAGTTCTCCAGGCCTGCAACTTTGATTGAGGACTGAAAGTCCTAAACATCTATGGGTTTGGAAACAATAGTGACGAGGATATCATATGAAATTAACCAATTAAGACCTGacatggaaaaaaatgacatgCTGAAACCCATGTTCACAGAATTAATTATaatctgtctgaaaaaaaacatgcttcctacattcaacatacagtatttcacagtACCTTTGGTTAAGGTAATCGGTCCAAAGTAATTTGTGTCCATGATCTTTTTATCCATTTCAAGTGACAATGTTTGCACTGGTGCTTTGACTTTCATACTGGCATTGCTGATCAGCACGTCCACACACCCATAGCACTCCAGGATCTCTCTGGTCACCTCCGGAATACCGTTGATGTCGCTGAGGTCCAGGAGTACCAGCTTCGGTGTGAAAGTCTCCAGCAATGAACAACGAGAAACGTGTTACTCATGTTCTTGGTGGATACGTATTTCATTGTTCAATGCCACATGTTTGGTTGGAATCAATAATCTTAAACACCGACCCAGTCTAATTTTAACAATCCATGTTGAAGTGTTTACTGAAAAAGGATTTGGTAAGAACATAAGAGAGATGAGGCTGTTCTACCAAGCAAGCACTTTTGGTTGTAAGTTGCTAACACATCTGAAATCATAGTATCCTCTGAGGACCCCAGAGATGCTTCTTTAAGAATACAGGGTTTCTGGGTAGCTTGTGCAATCCTTCCTGAAAATaactgttccctattcccattTCTAATGTGCAGTACGTCTGCTCTTTCATCCAGCTCTACACACACTGGCTACAATGTGTTTTAGGTGTTGCAACAGTTCTTTTCACATTGCATTTTCCTTTGTAATGTTTGTAAACTCCATATGTTAACGTTAAACTGCAGTCTGGTCAGGAAGGGAAACAACTTATCTTTATCATGTAACCATGAAGCATGTACAACCACTGTAAATAAGGGTTAATTTCCCTCCATTACAAATGCCTAATTCTAGACTGTCACAGCTTCCAAACACAGCATGCTTGTGTTGTTCTGGCCTTTCTTTGACAGAGATTGCCACAGAAATACcagcaattaattattatttttttaaatctgctggcaatatgacatttttttttcgtgGGAGATTTTTCAAGACAAGGGATTTTCTGGCCCAGAGCCTGGTACATGTGCTAAAAGATCACTGTCTGTGTTCCTGCACTcacagtttacagtatatgtggacGTTTAAGGCTTGTATATGCAATGAATGCCTGGGATGCGTCATTTAACCTTTCGTCCAAACAAAACCTTCCCCACGGATGTTTTGAAATTTCTCACCCACTTCCCAAATGATCTCTTTACTCTGCCTTACTAAAGAAATGTACTATTACAGCTTAATGGTGAAAAAAGAAACTGCTCTTCCTGCTCTGCAGTGAATCTATTGCACAAGGGGTTTGTCTCTCTGTCTATCTATGTTTATCAGTTAAGAAAGAGGTAACAGTCGACAGTCAATCAACAAAGAGGAAATCCTGCCTTTGTCTATTGGATGAAAAGGAAACGTTTAGGGTAACTTGGGACACGCtaaagcttttaaatttgaattgaAATAAACTTTGATGATCATGTACAGAGTGACTGAATGCTTTTCATTAGTATAACTAATTTCACACAAGAAATGGAAGATGTGATAGTGGCAGATTAGGGGGTTGAGGCAAAATTAAGGTTTCTTAATGTTCTTATAGACTAGCAGTCAACTTCATGAAACAGGGCCATACAATAGTATATTACTGTCACTGCCTCAACTTCCAGAACAGGGTGGTTCTTGGACAGGTCTTGAGTTTTGGACATGAAGTCATTCATCGTGTTGCCTGTCCCCCAGTGAACTCACCACACTCGGGTCTGCTACGCTGTTCAGGGCGTCATAGAGGGCTTCTAACTTCTCCCAGCTTTTCCCACACAGGATCAGCCTGGCTCCTCCCATATGAAACACCCTGGAACACTCTGTGTAGACAGAGAGCTATTTACTGTATTGAGTCAGATGAAACAATTGGCTAAAAAAATATCAACTGCAGTCTTGTTCCACACAGTTGACAGCTGCATACAGATGACCTGCTGCGGTCTGCTGCATCTCCCCAACACTCTCTCTCTTTCCATTGtgcttacattttaaaagactgtGCGTTCAAAGAGGCCATTACAGTGTCATTTTACCGACTGCTGATAAGACAAGGTCACGGCCCTTGATAAGGATCTTGGATTCAGACACTGCTTGGCAACACGCCACGAGAGGGGGAGGCCAGGCTGGGCACTGCCAACGTTCTGCCTGTGTGCCTGCAGCTGTAATGTGCCTGGGGGGGGCGTGGCTGGAATTAACAGAATGGCTCCAGCCATGTGCCAGCATGCCACTGCCTCCCCACCCACCGCCAGCCTGTTCTGCCTCATCCTATTTAATCTGTATAACCAAACATAAATACCAGAAGCAAATCCACTACAGATCCCGTTTTTGGACCAATTACTCCACCTCACATTGCCTTGGATTTTAAAACTCGTGCTGAGTCACAACAAGACAGCCAACTCTGCAAGTCTGTTGTGGGATAACACAGCAAAAATGAATACGTTTTAGCAAATATAAGAAGTATAAAATGAGCTGTTCTGCTTTGATATTCCAAAACCAGAGctatatatttttagattttgttgtAATATAAATTGCAAGGCTCAGTGAAGGGGGAATTCTACTGCACAAACAGGCTGCACAGCCTGCCTGATGTACATGCAATcagttcttttcattttcttactcAGGCTGTCAGCATGACATACTCAGCCTCCTGCTCTGTTCATTTTGTGCACAAGGTGTATCCCGAATAAGTGGCAAGTCGTCTGTATATGTCTATGTGGGAGAggaatttattttctatttctatgCAGGTGTGGCATGTTGCAACATTTAATTATATCAAGGTCAAAGGTACCCCTTTCAATTACAGCTATGAAAATGTAATGGCCCCACAATTTAGGATTAGTCAAAAAGTGAACGTGAATAACATCTGACGCTGATGTCCGAAATAACTTGCGTCAGTCAACAGGATGTTAAAAAGAGAATTACCCTTCCCCAGTCCAGACACTGCATCCGTTATCACCACCACTTTGTTCCGCACCACTGACTTGGACATGAACTTGACTATTTCATTGTAGAGGTAATACATCCCAGCCACCAGCACCACCAACACCggcaaaatgaaaacagatgtgAACCCCATGTCCTGGAAGAAAAGAACAGAGGAACGAAAAAGGACAGTACACGCTGTTGATCAAACTGTCTTGTGCTCAACATGAAAGAATGTAGTCATCTGAAGGAATTTTGTAGCAGAGCTCCAAGGAACATTCTCGAGGGAAATTTTCTCCGTTGGGCCTTAAGTGGTTTACATTACAAGTAAATGGGCTAATAATTTGAATATTTCTGtccttaatttaaacaaaagttaCATCTCTCTGGTTCCTCAGCTACCAGGAATAatgtaaactgtatttttagaCAAATTGCACCCCAGTtcgcagaaaaaaacaaaggtttCCTTTTCTAACACAGCATAAGGGCTCAGGCTGTCAGCTGTACACTAACTACTTTCTGCTCTGTACGTCTTTATGGAACACAGACCTTGCTGACATCAGCATCACCACCTTATAACCTGATTTAATcacatctcagaagctaagaCAGGCCGGGGCTTCTCAGCACGGAGATGGGAAGGCTTCAAGAAAAAGCAGGATGCTCCAGCAGGAGGCTCTCTTTTAGAATTAGACTAGATTTTTTAATCCCATGCCCCAATTTGGTGCCCAGGGACAGTGTACTGTAGGAGGTTCTAAATTAGATAAGATGTTAACGTGGAGTGGAGCTGCAGGCACAGAATGGCTATTTGAATATATTGGCATAACTCAGGTGAGAACTGTAGTTTAgtagtggatgaagtgggtctaCCATGTGGGAAGAGTTATACAATCGCAAGcaataattaaacaaattactGTAAGTAACATAGTAACAAGTAACTGTTGCTATGGATTTCTTGTTAAGGGTCATTTTTCACAGGAAGTCATCATGTGGCATAATTACAGAATGTAAATTTCCTGTTTAAATTTCAAGTAGAACTCTCTGGGTATGGAACACATCATGCATCTATAGCCTTGGTGGTGGCTTGTCAGTTATACAGCACATCCTGTCAAAAGCTGCCCTGAAACTGCTATTATTGATTTCTTGTCATTtgaaagtttgtttttcaaGGTATTCTCTACTCGGGCTGTAATGATCACATACCTCCCACATAAGCAGAGTAATTCCAACATGGGCAACTGCTGTATTCATTTATCCTCATTGTTTCCTGGTTTTAGTATGATGTTATTCTTGGAATCGTTTAGGATCCATACTTATTCTCAAAACCATCTCTTCACAGAAGAGATGCCCTTGTTAAAGTGTTTTGGTCTTATTCAAAACGTTCATGTTCCCTCCCACACATGTAGGGGCCATCAGTTGCATGGAGTTATATCTTATAGCTTCATATTTCACTATCTGCAGGTTCACAAATGAGCTCAAATCTCAGAACACCGGGCCATGGGCTTTGACTTGGCATTCCCAATAGTTATTCACATTCGACTGCAAGTGAACTCAAGACAGATAAATGTTGAAGCACAtcaaaaatctgttttattggttGTTTTGAGCAGCGTCAAGTTATGCAGGCTGAGGCCATTAGGATTTAGATGTTTTTTGCAATTCAAGTCGTCTTGAACACCTTGACCTTTCTAGCTCCTGCATTTCTCCCTGTGCTTCATGAATGCTTCAGCGCATAAAATGGAGGATAGATGAAGACTTAAATCTGCCTTCCGGGTTATTGTTTTGGCTCTTCTTCACAGTTCAAgaccaaattaaaaataagcaaataatcttgaattaaaaaaaatcatttgttgaTGCATTGAAGTGTGTTATTCTGCATGAAAACTaaaatatcagttttttttaattatgtctgGTTGCAGAATTGGTGGGTCCTTTATTGAATTCTGAAGTGTATTGAAACTTGTCATTCAGATGTCAGAAGTTTCTCCAGTCTGGATTTTCAAACTTGATTGAAAAAAGTAAACCTAGTTCTTGTTCTCTGAAACCTAtttttacatctacagtatgctttATCTAGGCCCTGCTGCAACACACAATGTCAATGTGTCATTTATGTATGGTGTTTTTTCTATAGAGTTTAAATGTGCTGTCATTTCGTTAAGAAAGCATAACTTGGATGCTATGTTGCCCTGCAGTTTTTGACCTGTTTTTAATTAACTATTTTTGGCAAAGATCCTGGAACATATTGTTGCACTTCAGTTACAAAATCCTCTATGCGCTAACAATCTCCTTTGCAGTGCGGTTTCAGGTCAGCAGTTTCAGTACAGATGCTGGTCTTTTCATAGTTCTCAATAATTTACTCATGAATGCTGATTCTGTCTTCATACTAATCAGATGTTTACACTGACTTTGACACTGTCGGTCATGCTATCCAGCCAAGCGGACTGGAAAGGTCTTGTAGGTGTTACCAGACATGAGCTTTTTTGGTATAAATCCTGTTTAATTGAGATGGAAGAGTTTGCATAAACTGGAAATTGTTCATCTCTAAGAAAATGATCTTATCAGGTGATCCTCAGGGATTAGTTCTGCTGCCTTATCACACTGTCTGGGTTATATCAAGAATTGGACGCAGCACATGTTTTTACAACTGATTAGAATGGAGTATTGCTGAGTGGTTCTTGATATCAGCTCCATAAATGTACGTTAATGGAAATGAGATTCAgcttagaagt is drawn from Lepisosteus oculatus isolate fLepOcu1 chromosome 9, fLepOcu1.hap2, whole genome shotgun sequence and contains these coding sequences:
- the dhrs7cb gene encoding dehydrogenase/reductase (SDR family) member 7Cb — encoded protein: MGFTSVFILPVLVVLVAGMYYLYNEIVKFMSKSVVRNKVVVITDAVSGLGKECSRVFHMGGARLILCGKSWEKLEALYDALNSVADPSVTFTPKLVLLDLSDINGIPEVTREILECYGCVDVLISNASMKVKAPVQTLSLEMDKKIMDTNYFGPITLTKGLLPSMTSRRTGHLVLVNSIQGKLAMPFRTAYAASKHAAQAFFDCLRAEVEEYGISVSTISPTFIRSYHLQPEQANWEKNIWKFFFRKLSHGVHPVEVADEILRTVSRKKKEVLMANPVPRAALYIRSFFPGLFFAVVAAGVKDVTLVEEEKQ